The following are encoded in a window of Vigna unguiculata cultivar IT97K-499-35 chromosome 8, ASM411807v1, whole genome shotgun sequence genomic DNA:
- the LOC114193106 gene encoding mediator of RNA polymerase II transcription subunit 15a-like, protein MAQAPGVEVNINANDWRASLSKRTRSMIVSAMVKQCLPFFGSEGLDRLRDHAKRFEEKTFTTATSLSEYLLTISMKLISVETRACCRVANPRNQV, encoded by the exons ATGGCACAAGCACCAG GTGTTGAAGTCAATATAAATGCTAATGACTGGAGAGCTTCATTGTCTAAGAGGACACGTTCAATGATTGTCAGCGCAAT GGTCAAACAATGTCTTCCCTTTTTTGGTTCAGAGGGATTGGATAGACTTCGAGATCATGCTAAAAGGTTTGAAGAAAAGACTTTTACTACTGCAACAAGCCTG AGTGAGTATCTACTGACAATATCAATGAAGTTGATTAGTGTGGAGACTAGAGCCTGCTGCAGAGTCGCCAACCCTCGAAATCAAGTTTAG